The following coding sequences lie in one Pseudomonas sp. B33.4 genomic window:
- a CDS encoding substrate-binding domain-containing protein: MHGSITQFARHCLAGALLSAMALSAQAKALPGAPAPFDKGQVQIALVGYLFSGDFPEAYLRGVEKQTEALGANLRVFDARQQAASQGEMIDQAIDLGVDGIIVQLGLAETLKAPIDRAIAKGIKVVAFDVDLNTPQVTQVEQDHHALARLALDQAVKDNGTKFDAGYVYISGFTPMERRDEVWSQVKKANPGIVEKARFGTLNPPIANSVADQASAVLRANLGISVIFAPFDEFAKGAKIAVDEAGLTSKVKIYSADISTADIQIMKEPDSAWAATAAVNPQVAGAISVRSLAMLIAGESPGHQVLVPPTLITRQQLLDLDVKNVRDLAQKLPAFGDTANVARAPWIPVVN; encoded by the coding sequence ATGCACGGTTCAATCACACAGTTCGCCCGTCATTGCCTCGCCGGTGCGCTGCTCTCGGCAATGGCGCTGAGCGCTCAGGCCAAAGCCTTGCCCGGCGCGCCGGCACCGTTCGACAAAGGTCAGGTGCAGATCGCGCTGGTGGGGTATCTGTTTTCCGGGGACTTTCCCGAGGCGTATCTACGCGGTGTCGAGAAGCAGACCGAAGCGCTGGGGGCCAACCTGCGGGTATTCGATGCCCGGCAGCAGGCGGCGAGTCAGGGCGAGATGATCGATCAGGCGATTGATCTGGGCGTCGACGGCATCATCGTTCAGCTCGGCCTGGCAGAAACGCTGAAAGCGCCGATTGACCGGGCCATCGCCAAAGGCATCAAGGTCGTCGCTTTTGACGTCGATCTGAACACCCCGCAAGTGACCCAAGTCGAGCAGGATCACCATGCACTGGCGCGTCTGGCGCTGGATCAGGCCGTCAAGGACAACGGCACGAAGTTCGATGCCGGCTACGTGTACATCAGTGGTTTTACACCGATGGAGCGTCGCGATGAAGTCTGGAGTCAGGTCAAGAAAGCCAATCCGGGGATCGTCGAGAAGGCACGCTTTGGCACGCTGAATCCGCCGATCGCCAACTCGGTCGCAGATCAGGCCAGCGCCGTGCTTCGAGCCAACCTGGGTATCAGCGTGATTTTTGCGCCGTTCGATGAATTCGCCAAAGGCGCGAAAATCGCCGTGGATGAGGCCGGGCTGACGAGCAAGGTGAAGATCTACAGCGCCGATATTTCCACCGCCGATATTCAGATCATGAAAGAGCCGGACAGCGCTTGGGCGGCGACGGCGGCGGTCAATCCGCAAGTGGCGGGGGCGATCAGCGTGCGCAGTCTGGCGATGTTGATTGCCGGGGAGAGTCCGGGGCATCAGGTGCTGGTGCCGCCGACGCTGATTACCCGTCAGCAGTTGCTGGATCTGGATGTGAAAAACGTTCGAGATCTGGCGCAGAAACTCCCGGCCTTCGGTGATACCGCCAATGTCGCGCGGGCGCCGTGGATCCCGGTGGTCAACTAG
- a CDS encoding ABC transporter permease, producing the protein MPDSSSLLSIKPARAERLLHGLIRYGLLWLLGLIVVFFSVAEPAFLRVGNLFSILQSVSIVALLALGVTLTMAVGGLDLSIGAVAAMSLMIASYVMVVLGWGAVPAVLISLAGGALVGLLNGWLIVKLRVPDILATLGSMFLVIGVQLIPTGGRSIAVGMTLPSGEETEGTFSAAFLALGRGRLWEVVPIPVLITAAVALAVWLFLERTRIGRLFYAIGGNEQAARLAGAPVQRFKLLAYVLSALLASLGGLLLAARLGRGDVSSGNGLVLDALGAALIGFAVLGAKKPNAFGTLVGALLVAALLNGLTMLNAPYYAQDFVKGLVLVLALMFTFGLAHRAR; encoded by the coding sequence GTGCCTGATTCAAGTTCACTGTTATCGATCAAGCCGGCACGCGCCGAGCGTCTGTTGCACGGGTTGATCCGCTACGGCCTGCTATGGCTGCTGGGGCTGATCGTGGTGTTTTTCAGCGTTGCCGAGCCGGCATTCCTGCGCGTCGGTAACCTGTTCAGCATCCTGCAATCGGTGTCGATTGTCGCGCTGCTGGCGCTGGGCGTGACGCTGACCATGGCCGTCGGCGGCCTCGATCTGTCGATTGGCGCGGTGGCAGCGATGAGCCTGATGATCGCCAGTTACGTGATGGTTGTGCTCGGTTGGGGCGCGGTGCCGGCGGTGTTGATCAGTCTCGCGGGCGGGGCGCTGGTCGGCCTGCTCAACGGCTGGCTGATCGTCAAACTGCGGGTGCCGGACATTCTCGCGACGCTCGGCAGCATGTTTCTGGTGATTGGCGTGCAGCTGATTCCCACTGGCGGACGCTCGATTGCGGTCGGCATGACGCTGCCCAGCGGAGAAGAGACCGAAGGTACGTTCAGTGCCGCGTTTCTTGCGCTGGGGCGTGGGCGGTTGTGGGAGGTGGTGCCGATTCCCGTGCTGATTACCGCCGCAGTCGCTTTAGCCGTGTGGCTGTTTCTCGAACGCACGCGCATTGGCCGTTTGTTCTATGCCATCGGCGGCAACGAGCAAGCCGCACGCTTGGCCGGTGCGCCGGTGCAGCGCTTCAAATTGCTGGCTTACGTGCTCTCGGCGTTGCTCGCATCGCTGGGTGGATTATTGCTCGCGGCGCGCCTGGGCCGTGGTGACGTCAGTTCGGGCAACGGTCTGGTGCTGGATGCTCTCGGCGCGGCGCTGATCGGTTTTGCCGTACTCGGCGCGAAGAAACCCAACGCCTTTGGCACCCTGGTCGGGGCGCTGCTGGTGGCGGCGCTGCTCAACGGCCTGACCATGCTCAACGCGCCATATTACGCGCAGGATTTCGTCAAGGGACTGGTGTTGGTGCTGGCCCTGATGTTCACGTTCGGCCTCGCGCATCGGGCGCGTTGA
- a CDS encoding sugar ABC transporter ATP-binding protein, which yields MSVPVAVVREPLIRVRELSKLFGASRALDRVSLDIYPAEVVALLGANGAGKSTLVKILAGSQTADAGEIWLEGAPRHFSSPLSARRFGIVAVHQQINEGIAPGLSVAENLLLDELCKPDADFWLNRQRLLKRAASIAAGLGLTLPLEQPIEHLGQAERQLVVLARALALQPRLLILDEPTAALSDTEAQRLFGLIDTLRSRGVAILYISHRLSDLQRVADRAIVLRDGQFAGEFTARQLPEAVSAMLGLALAEHVYQPSVAGREVLKISAMQILPRSAAFDLSLHENEVVVLTGLLGAGKSEMAEVLFGLRNASSGRLQLDGADWRADSPRQAIQSGVFFAAEDRASQSLIPDFSLRRTLTLPFLERFSRGGFIRNRAEAAAVEAQVAALGIKTAGIDVPMTALSGGNQQKVVLGRWLLGEGRVLILDEPFQGVDVRARRDIGQLLRDSAEGRATLVICADVDEALEIADRILLVRDHAVVAEYPRAGLNRADLVAALAGSDVIEHSPQAPRSRASA from the coding sequence ATGAGTGTGCCGGTCGCCGTCGTTCGCGAGCCTTTGATTCGTGTACGTGAGCTAAGCAAACTATTTGGCGCGAGTCGGGCGCTGGACCGTGTCAGCCTGGACATCTATCCCGCCGAAGTGGTCGCGTTGCTCGGTGCCAATGGCGCGGGCAAATCGACCCTGGTGAAGATTCTCGCGGGCAGCCAGACCGCCGACGCTGGCGAGATCTGGCTGGAGGGCGCGCCGCGACATTTCAGTTCGCCGCTGTCGGCGCGGCGCTTCGGCATTGTCGCAGTGCACCAGCAGATCAACGAGGGCATCGCACCGGGTTTGAGCGTCGCGGAAAACCTCCTGCTCGATGAACTGTGCAAGCCGGACGCGGACTTCTGGCTCAATCGCCAACGTTTGCTGAAACGCGCCGCGAGCATCGCCGCCGGGCTGGGTTTGACCTTGCCGCTGGAGCAGCCAATCGAACATCTCGGTCAGGCCGAACGGCAATTGGTGGTGCTCGCCCGGGCCTTGGCGTTGCAACCGCGCCTGCTGATTCTCGATGAGCCGACGGCGGCGCTCTCCGACACCGAGGCGCAGCGCCTGTTTGGTTTGATCGACACCTTGCGCAGTCGCGGCGTGGCGATTCTGTACATCTCCCATCGACTCTCCGACCTGCAACGCGTGGCGGATCGCGCCATCGTTCTGCGCGATGGTCAGTTCGCGGGCGAGTTCACGGCGCGGCAATTGCCGGAGGCGGTGAGTGCCATGCTAGGGCTGGCGCTGGCCGAGCATGTTTATCAGCCAAGCGTGGCCGGGCGCGAGGTGTTGAAAATCAGCGCCATGCAAATCCTGCCGCGCTCCGCCGCGTTCGATCTGAGCCTGCACGAGAATGAAGTGGTGGTGCTGACCGGGCTGTTGGGTGCCGGTAAAAGTGAAATGGCCGAGGTGCTGTTCGGCCTGCGTAACGCGTCCTCCGGCCGCTTGCAACTGGATGGCGCGGACTGGCGTGCGGACTCACCACGCCAGGCCATTCAAAGCGGGGTGTTCTTCGCGGCCGAAGATCGCGCCAGTCAGTCGCTGATACCTGATTTCTCCCTGCGCCGGACCTTGACCTTGCCGTTTCTGGAGCGTTTCAGCCGTGGCGGTTTTATCCGTAACCGCGCCGAAGCGGCAGCAGTCGAGGCGCAAGTGGCGGCGCTCGGTATCAAGACCGCCGGTATCGATGTGCCGATGACTGCGTTGTCGGGCGGCAATCAACAGAAAGTCGTGCTCGGCCGCTGGCTGCTCGGCGAAGGGCGAGTATTGATCCTCGATGAACCGTTTCAAGGCGTCGACGTGCGCGCCCGCCGCGACATCGGCCAACTGCTGCGCGACAGCGCCGAGGGGCGCGCGACTTTAGTGATTTGCGCCGACGTCGATGAAGCCTTGGAAATTGCCGACCGCATCCTGCTGGTGCGCGATCACGCCGTGGTCGCGGAATACCCGCGTGCCGGCCTCAATCGCGCTGATCTGGTGGCCGCGCTGGCCGGCAGCGACGTGATCGAACATTCCCCTCAAGCCCCAAGGAGCAGAGCGAGTGCCTGA
- a CDS encoding methionine ABC transporter permease: MNRTVNWDEILQLVFNATGETLYMVLLAGLFTLLIGLPLGVLLFISRRDGLLPLPRLNAALGSVVNLGRSLPFVVMLIALIPLTRLLVGTTLGSTAAVVPITIGAFPFFARIVENALDEVDKGRIEAILAMGGDIGHVIFKVLLPEALPALLAGITLTLVMLIGFSSMAGVIGGGGLGDLAIRYGYQRFNNEVMVATVVVLVILVQGVQSLGDRLVRSLAHRR, from the coding sequence ATGAACCGCACGGTCAATTGGGATGAAATCCTGCAACTGGTGTTCAACGCCACCGGTGAAACCCTGTACATGGTCTTGCTTGCGGGGCTGTTCACGCTGCTGATCGGCTTACCGCTGGGCGTGTTGCTGTTCATCAGTCGTCGCGACGGACTGTTGCCGTTGCCACGCTTGAATGCCGCGCTGGGTAGTGTGGTTAACCTCGGCCGCTCACTGCCGTTCGTGGTCATGCTGATTGCGTTGATTCCGCTGACACGGCTGCTGGTCGGCACAACGCTGGGCAGCACCGCCGCCGTGGTGCCAATCACCATCGGCGCGTTTCCGTTTTTCGCGCGCATCGTCGAAAACGCTCTGGACGAAGTCGACAAGGGTCGCATCGAAGCGATCCTCGCCATGGGCGGCGACATCGGTCATGTGATCTTCAAAGTGCTGTTGCCCGAAGCGCTGCCGGCATTGCTTGCGGGTATCACGCTGACGCTGGTGATGCTGATCGGTTTTTCCTCGATGGCCGGGGTGATCGGTGGCGGCGGGCTGGGTGATCTGGCGATCCGTTACGGCTATCAGCGTTTCAACAATGAAGTGATGGTTGCCACGGTGGTGGTGTTGGTGATCCTCGTTCAGGGCGTGCAAAGCCTGGGCGATCGGTTGGTTCGTTCGCTGGCGCATCGCCGCTAA
- a CDS encoding methionine ABC transporter ATP-binding protein, whose translation MIAVEQVSKTYPSATQPALDQVSLSIPDGAVYGILGRSGAGKSTLLRCLNLLERPDSGRILLDGIDLTTLSVSDLRRQRQRIGMIFQGFNLLHSRTVFDNIAVPLEIANVGKPWRHVRVRELLELVGLSDKAQAFPSQLSGGQKQRVGIARALAAEPAYLLSDEATSALDPETTESILELLRDINRQLGVTIVLITHELEVVKSICDHAAFMANGRLVEAGPVPRLLADAQSQLGASLRPTCGLPLGHAEPGLSFLKQYGVRAAHS comes from the coding sequence ATGATCGCCGTCGAGCAGGTGAGTAAGACCTACCCCTCGGCCACGCAACCGGCGCTGGATCAGGTCTCGCTGAGTATTCCCGACGGCGCGGTCTACGGGATTCTCGGGCGTAGCGGGGCGGGCAAGTCGACGTTGCTGCGTTGTCTTAACCTGCTGGAACGTCCGGACAGCGGACGCATTCTGCTCGATGGCATCGACCTGACGACGCTGTCGGTCAGCGATTTGCGCCGCCAGCGTCAGCGCATTGGCATGATCTTCCAGGGCTTCAACCTGCTGCATTCGCGCACCGTTTTCGACAACATCGCGGTGCCGCTGGAGATCGCCAATGTCGGCAAACCGTGGCGCCACGTGCGGGTTCGCGAATTGCTGGAACTGGTCGGTTTGAGTGATAAGGCGCAGGCCTTTCCCTCGCAATTGTCCGGCGGGCAGAAACAGCGCGTCGGCATTGCCCGCGCCCTCGCCGCAGAGCCGGCGTACCTGCTCTCGGACGAAGCCACCAGTGCGCTCGACCCGGAAACCACCGAATCGATCCTTGAACTGCTGCGCGACATCAATCGGCAACTGGGCGTGACCATCGTGCTGATCACCCACGAACTGGAGGTGGTCAAGTCGATCTGCGACCACGCGGCCTTCATGGCCAACGGACGTCTGGTCGAAGCCGGGCCGGTGCCACGATTGCTGGCCGATGCGCAATCGCAACTGGGCGCTTCGCTGCGCCCGACTTGCGGTTTGCCGTTGGGCCACGCTGAGCCGGGCCTGAGTTTTCTAAAACAATACGGCGTACGGGCGGCGCACTCATGA
- a CDS encoding MetQ/NlpA family ABC transporter substrate-binding protein codes for MINKAGLTLAVLGALLTSFGSQALEPLRVAADPVPHAQILAYIQKIDPQLNLKVIEIPNGVNSNELLVHGDVDANYFQHLPYLKSQEKALGEKLAVAATVHIEPLGIYSHRHKSFADVPVKGTVAVPNNVTNLSRALYLLQDNGLIKLKPGFNDPAADQATPKDIAENPKQLKILEIESPQIPRSLDDVDLAVINGNYALDAGLVPAKDALGLEKAEHNPYANILVTTPKLEHDPRIAQLARDLTSPEVAKYITDNFAGSVIPVAGGKP; via the coding sequence ATGATCAACAAAGCAGGTTTGACCCTGGCCGTGCTCGGCGCGCTGCTGACGTCGTTCGGTTCGCAGGCGCTGGAGCCGCTGCGCGTCGCCGCCGACCCGGTGCCCCACGCGCAGATTCTGGCGTATATCCAGAAAATCGATCCGCAGCTCAATCTCAAAGTCATCGAGATCCCCAACGGAGTGAACTCCAACGAGCTGTTGGTGCACGGTGACGTCGACGCCAATTACTTTCAGCACTTGCCGTACCTGAAATCCCAGGAAAAGGCCCTCGGCGAAAAACTCGCGGTGGCCGCCACGGTGCATATCGAACCCTTGGGCATTTACTCGCACCGGCACAAAAGCTTCGCTGACGTGCCGGTAAAAGGCACCGTCGCCGTGCCCAACAATGTCACCAACCTGAGTCGCGCGCTGTACCTGTTGCAGGACAATGGCCTGATCAAACTCAAACCCGGCTTCAACGATCCGGCGGCCGATCAGGCAACGCCCAAGGACATCGCCGAGAACCCGAAACAGCTGAAGATTCTCGAGATCGAATCACCGCAGATTCCGCGCTCGCTGGATGACGTCGATCTGGCCGTGATCAACGGCAACTACGCGCTCGACGCAGGCCTGGTGCCGGCCAAGGATGCCTTGGGTCTGGAGAAAGCCGAGCACAATCCTTACGCCAATATTCTGGTGACTACGCCGAAGCTGGAGCACGACCCGCGTATCGCGCAATTGGCCAGGGATCTGACGTCGCCCGAGGTCGCCAAGTACATCACCGATAACTTCGCAGGTTCGGTGATTCCGGTGGCGGGCGGCAAACCATGA
- a CDS encoding isopenicillin N synthase family oxygenase translates to MPHTLDITALPTLDLSLFEGTAQQRYEFLENLRHAARDVGFFYLTGHGIDNDLLKQVQAHAHQFFALPDSEKTAVGMINSPHFRGYNRAASEITRGQPDLREQFDLGAEREALPLTADSPFWARLQGPNQWPAALPELKPLLLEWQEAMTRMSLRLLRAFAQALSLRADAFDQLYGDKPNEHIKLMRYPGQSSESSHQGVGAHKDSGFLSFLLQDQQAGLQVEIEEGRWIDALPRENTLVVNIGELLELASNGYLRATVHRVVSPPAGSERLSVAFFLGAQLDAVVPLYPLPTALLREARGPASDPLNPLFRDVGWNYLKGRLRSHPDVAQRFYADALLPPPPVRKSA, encoded by the coding sequence ATGCCGCATACCCTCGATATCACCGCATTACCAACGCTGGACCTGTCGCTGTTCGAAGGCACGGCGCAGCAGCGCTACGAGTTTCTTGAAAACCTGCGCCACGCCGCCCGTGACGTCGGCTTCTTCTACCTGACCGGGCATGGCATCGACAATGACTTGCTCAAGCAAGTGCAGGCCCACGCCCATCAATTCTTCGCCTTGCCCGACAGCGAGAAAACCGCCGTCGGCATGATCAACTCGCCGCACTTTCGCGGTTACAACCGGGCCGCCTCGGAGATCACCCGTGGCCAGCCCGATCTGCGTGAACAGTTCGATCTGGGTGCCGAGCGCGAGGCGCTGCCCTTGACAGCGGACAGCCCGTTCTGGGCGCGGCTGCAAGGTCCCAATCAATGGCCGGCGGCACTGCCGGAACTGAAACCGTTGCTGCTGGAATGGCAAGAGGCGATGACGCGGATGTCGTTGCGCCTGCTGCGTGCGTTCGCTCAGGCGTTGTCGCTGCGCGCCGATGCGTTCGATCAACTCTACGGCGACAAACCCAACGAACACATCAAGTTGATGCGCTATCCCGGCCAGTCCAGCGAGTCGAGCCATCAAGGCGTCGGCGCACACAAGGACTCAGGTTTCCTCAGCTTCCTCCTGCAAGACCAGCAGGCCGGTCTGCAGGTCGAGATCGAAGAGGGCCGCTGGATCGATGCGTTGCCGCGCGAGAACACCCTGGTGGTGAACATCGGCGAACTGCTTGAGCTGGCCAGCAACGGTTATCTGCGGGCCACGGTGCATCGCGTGGTTTCGCCACCGGCGGGTAGCGAACGCCTGTCTGTCGCGTTCTTCCTCGGCGCGCAACTGGACGCCGTGGTGCCGCTGTATCCGTTGCCCACCGCACTGTTGCGCGAGGCGCGCGGGCCGGCGAGTGATCCGCTCAATCCGCTGTTTCGCGATGTCGGCTGGAACTACCTCAAGGGTCGTCTGCGCTCGCATCCCGATGTCGCCCAGCGCTTCTACGCCGATGCGCTGCTGCCGCCACCGCCCGTTCGCAAATCCGCCTGA
- the catA gene encoding catechol 1,2-dioxygenase yields MTVKIAHTAELQAFFKEAAGFANDEGNSRLKTIVLRILQDSAKIIEDLDISDDEFWKAVDYLNRLGARSEAGLLVAGLGIEHFIDLLQDAKDAQIGLTGGTPRTIEGPLYVAGAPLCEGECRMDDGSEEGVATVMLLEGQVFDLHGQPLVGATVDLWHANTKGTYSFFDPSQSEYNLRRRIITDAEGRYRARSIVPSGYGCDPQGPTQECLNQLGRHGQRPAHVHFFISAPGHRHLTTQINLSGDQYLWDDFAYATREGLVGEVVFREDAALGRFAELKFDFQLQPAPDASAEQRSQRPRALQDA; encoded by the coding sequence ATGACCGTGAAAATTGCCCACACCGCCGAGCTGCAAGCCTTCTTCAAAGAAGCCGCCGGTTTCGCCAACGACGAGGGTAATTCCCGCCTGAAAACCATCGTCCTGCGCATCTTGCAGGACAGCGCCAAGATCATCGAAGACCTCGACATCAGTGATGACGAATTCTGGAAAGCGGTCGACTATCTCAACCGACTCGGCGCGCGTTCGGAAGCCGGACTGCTGGTTGCCGGCCTCGGAATCGAGCATTTTATCGACCTGTTGCAGGACGCCAAGGACGCGCAGATCGGTTTGACCGGCGGCACACCGCGCACCATCGAAGGCCCGCTCTACGTGGCCGGCGCGCCGCTGTGTGAAGGCGAGTGCCGCATGGATGACGGCAGCGAGGAGGGCGTCGCCACGGTGATGCTCCTCGAAGGCCAGGTGTTCGATCTTCACGGCCAACCGTTGGTCGGTGCCACGGTTGACCTGTGGCACGCCAACACCAAGGGCACGTACTCGTTTTTCGACCCGAGCCAGTCCGAGTACAACCTGCGTCGACGCATCATTACCGACGCCGAAGGCCGCTACCGCGCTCGCAGCATCGTCCCGTCCGGTTATGGCTGCGACCCGCAAGGCCCGACCCAGGAATGCCTGAACCAACTCGGCCGCCATGGCCAGCGCCCGGCCCATGTGCACTTCTTCATCAGCGCGCCGGGGCATCGGCACCTGACGACGCAGATCAATCTGTCGGGTGATCAGTATTTGTGGGATGACTTCGCCTATGCGACCCGTGAAGGGTTGGTTGGGGAGGTGGTGTTTCGTGAGGACGCGGCGTTGGGGCGTTTTGCCGAGCTGAAGTTCGACTTCCAGTTGCAACCCGCGCCGGACGCCAGTGCTGAGCAACGCAGCCAACGGCCGCGTGCGTTGCAAGACGCTTGA
- the catC gene encoding muconolactone Delta-isomerase encodes MLFHVKMTVKLPVDMDPSLANRLKSDEKELAQRLQRDGVWRHLWRIAGHYANYSVFDVPSVEALHDTLMRLPLFPYMEIEVDGLCRHPSSIHSDDR; translated from the coding sequence ATGTTGTTCCACGTAAAAATGACCGTGAAGTTGCCCGTCGATATGGACCCGTCTCTGGCCAATCGGCTCAAGTCTGACGAGAAGGAACTGGCCCAACGGCTGCAACGCGATGGCGTCTGGCGGCACTTGTGGCGCATCGCCGGGCACTACGCCAATTACAGCGTGTTCGATGTGCCGAGCGTCGAGGCGCTGCACGACACGCTAATGCGCTTGCCTTTGTTTCCCTACATGGAGATCGAGGTCGACGGCCTCTGCCGGCATCCGTCGTCGATCCACAGCGACGACCGCTGA
- a CDS encoding muconate cycloisomerase family protein yields MQRILIESLSTIIVDLPTIRPHKLAMHTMQKQTLVILRLRCSDGIEGIGEATTIGGLAYGYESPESIKANIDAHLAPVLVGMEANNINAAMQRLDKIAKGNTFAKSGIESALLDAQGKRLGLPVSELLGGRVRDSLEVAWTLASGDTARDVAEAEQMLDARRHRIFKLKIGANPLEHDLKHVIAIKKALGERASVRVDVNQYWDESQAIRGCQVLGANGIDLIEQPISRVNRSGQIRLNQRSPAPIMADESIESVEDAFSLAADGAASVFALKIAKNGGPRAVLRTAQIAEAAGIALYGGTMLEGSIGTLASAHAFLTLKQLTWDTELFGPLLLTEDIVTETPQYRDFHLHIPRTPGLGLTLDEERLARFRRH; encoded by the coding sequence ATGCAGCGAATTCTGATTGAAAGCCTGTCGACCATCATCGTCGACCTGCCAACCATCCGCCCGCACAAGCTGGCGATGCACACGATGCAGAAGCAGACTCTGGTGATTCTGCGTCTGCGCTGCAGCGATGGTATTGAAGGTATCGGCGAAGCCACCACCATCGGCGGTCTAGCTTACGGTTATGAAAGCCCGGAAAGCATCAAAGCCAATATCGACGCGCACTTGGCGCCGGTGTTAGTCGGCATGGAAGCGAACAATATCAACGCGGCGATGCAGCGGCTCGACAAGATCGCCAAGGGCAATACTTTCGCCAAGTCCGGCATCGAAAGCGCATTGCTCGATGCTCAAGGCAAGCGCCTCGGTCTGCCGGTCAGCGAACTGCTCGGCGGCCGTGTACGTGACAGCCTCGAAGTGGCCTGGACCCTGGCCAGTGGCGACACCGCCCGCGACGTTGCCGAAGCCGAACAGATGCTCGACGCGCGCCGCCATCGCATCTTCAAACTGAAGATCGGCGCCAACCCGCTGGAGCATGATCTCAAGCACGTCATAGCGATCAAAAAAGCCTTGGGCGAGCGCGCGAGTGTGCGGGTCGACGTCAACCAGTATTGGGATGAATCCCAAGCGATTCGTGGCTGTCAGGTCTTGGGTGCCAACGGTATTGACCTGATTGAGCAGCCGATCTCGCGGGTCAATCGTTCCGGACAGATTCGTCTGAACCAGCGCAGTCCGGCACCGATCATGGCCGATGAATCGATCGAAAGCGTCGAGGATGCTTTCAGCCTCGCTGCCGACGGCGCCGCCAGTGTGTTCGCCCTGAAAATCGCCAAGAACGGCGGCCCGCGTGCCGTGTTGCGCACCGCACAAATCGCCGAGGCAGCGGGCATCGCGTTGTACGGCGGCACCATGCTTGAAGGCTCCATCGGCACGCTGGCCTCGGCGCACGCCTTCCTCACGCTCAAACAATTGACCTGGGACACCGAACTGTTCGGCCCGTTGTTGCTGACCGAAGACATCGTCACAGAAACGCCGCAGTACCGCGATTTCCACCTGCACATCCCGCGAACTCCGGGCCTTGGCCTGACGCTGGACGAAGAGCGTCTGGCGCGTTTTCGCCGCCACTGA
- a CDS encoding 1,6-dihydroxycyclohexa-2,4-diene-1-carboxylate dehydrogenase, giving the protein MNNRFSNKVALVTGAAQGIGRRVCERLLREGAQVVAVDRSELVHELQGEGVLALTADLEQYADCARVMAEAINTFGRLDILINNVGGTIWAKPFEHYEVEQIEAEVRRSLFPTLWCCHAALPYMLKQGCGAIVNVSSIATRSVNRVPYGAAKGGINALTACLAFENAERGIRVNATAPGGTEAPPRRIPRNAGEQSAQEQAWYQEIVAQTLDSSLMKRYGSLDEQVGAILFLASDDASYITGVTLPVGGGDLG; this is encoded by the coding sequence ATGAACAACAGATTCTCCAACAAGGTCGCGCTGGTCACCGGCGCGGCGCAGGGTATCGGCCGCCGTGTGTGCGAACGCTTGTTACGCGAAGGTGCGCAAGTGGTTGCCGTCGACCGCTCCGAACTGGTTCACGAACTGCAAGGCGAGGGCGTTCTCGCGCTGACCGCCGACCTTGAGCAATACGCCGATTGCGCGCGGGTCATGGCCGAAGCCATCAACACGTTTGGCCGTCTCGACATTTTGATCAACAACGTCGGCGGCACGATCTGGGCCAAGCCGTTCGAACACTACGAAGTCGAACAGATCGAAGCGGAAGTGCGCCGTTCGCTGTTCCCGACCCTGTGGTGTTGCCACGCCGCACTGCCATACATGCTCAAACAAGGATGCGGCGCCATCGTCAATGTTTCATCGATTGCTACCCGCAGCGTCAATCGCGTGCCTTACGGTGCGGCCAAGGGCGGTATCAACGCACTCACCGCGTGCCTGGCCTTTGAAAACGCCGAGCGTGGCATCCGCGTCAACGCCACGGCTCCGGGCGGCACCGAAGCACCGCCCCGGCGCATCCCGCGCAATGCCGGCGAACAGTCGGCGCAGGAGCAAGCCTGGTATCAGGAAATCGTCGCGCAAACCCTCGACAGCAGCCTGATGAAGCGCTACGGCAGCCTCGACGAACAGGTCGGCGCGATCCTCTTTCTGGCTTCCGATGACGCCTCGTACATCACCGGCGTGACCCTGCCGGTCGGTGGCGGCGACCTTGGTTGA